CCAGAGGAGACTGTAGGAGGTTCACAGGAACCTGCTGAGCTTGACTTTGCTAGCCTCGGATGTCCATTGGGAGGATGTTCAGGTGCAGGTCCAGCTAAACATGTGAACGAAAAAGTAGGTTCAGCTGGAGAACCTAACTTTGCTAACCTTGGGTGCCCATTGCAAGGGTAAAAGGTACAAGAGAAAATTTGGTTGCTATAGTTGAGGAGGAGGGTAGGAGGACTCTGATCAGAAGATCCAAGGTATTAGAGAGATTATTGAAGAATCTGCGGGATCGATCAGTGACACTCCTCAGGATACTTGTCTAGACGCTGTTCATCCGAAGAGACTACTGCATAAGTCCTTCCACTATTCCTTTACCGGGAATGCAATAAGACACGTCATCCCTAATATAGGTTTCTATATCTAAGCTTTTAAATGGCAAGGAATAGTGAAGATCGGAAAGACAGACGAGGCGCTTGGCCATCTAGAAAGCCTGTTGGATTCACAAACTCTCCTCGTGTGGATGGTATTATATGGACTCTGTTGCAGCTACAAGGTCCTTTGATAAAGTTGGTGAAGAATGCTGATAAGAATTTAAAGCACCAAGATGGTGAATAGTAGCTACAATCAGACATCATAACTCTTACCACAACATTCTCcatatacacactttatACATGGGTCAGTTGAATTCTCAGGAAACTATCCATagcttcttcttcttcatcaagAGAACAATCCACCTCTACTCgttcttatataaactaGAGAAGCACGCATGTATGGAACCTCAACAAAATCTTGCATTGAATCTACTACGTTAAGATCTCTTTGGAATATTCCTTGGAAGCTTGGACAAAAAGGAAGAGCCTGAGAGAGGAGGAATAAGATAAAACGTCGGAGAAGCACTGCTTCTAGGTCTGAAGATCCCCAAAATCTATGTGCGTAAAAGCCCATGGGATCCAAAAATCCGCATAAGttctagcattccagtataccaacaagagagtagtaTAGAGGGAGCATTCTAGAAGAGTATTTCAGAGACGagcgattataaatgaGAGTATAGTACCCCCAAACTTTTTTACTAGACCAACTATGGTTCCTAGTGCAACAAAGCCTCCTAGTGTTCCAATTTTCTCAGGAGATTTAAAAAACTCGACTATTTGCTGACCAATGCCCGGTGAATCAGCCTGTTCAGTACCATCATCAACTTCCTTTTCtacttcatcttcttcacccTCCTGTTCATCCCTTTCTTCCAGTTCACCAGCTTCTCCTTTAGGTCCAGCAGATCCTCTATCACCTTTTTCACCAGGTTCTACAGGAGTTCCTTGAAATCCAGCACCTTGTCCTTCTCTAGCGCCACCAGAAGATCCAGATCCTCCACTACTGCCTCCAGAACCGCTAGAACCACCAGAGCCTAGACCACCTGGAGGGGCTCCAAGAACTGGAGAGGCACTAGCTTTATGTTTACAGTTAATGTTGAGATTCTTGCAAATGTTGTAGAGTATACCTCCAATGTTTTGCGTTATACTAGGAGAACTTGGTGTCTGGCCTTGCAGAGAATCCAGACCACTGTCTATCCAAGTGTCACTTCCAACAGTCCTCTTAAACCATGCGCCTCCATATCTAGGTCCTTTGTTCACATATAGTAATAATGGCTTGCTGGGATCATTGTTACAGAAGTAAACGTAAATCCCGGTAATCTTATTAGAGGGTTTAGTAAATGTATGGGTATTACTTCCATCTGTAAACCTGTGAACATTAAAACTAAAGTTAGTTTCGCCCttcatttgaaaatgtgtatatgAACTGTATCCATCAGGCACATTTTTAGTATGCTGGTAGACTTGAATTTTATTATGTCTAATCATACCGCAACAATATCTACCTCCCTTGTTAGATAGGTTTGCCACAACAGTATTATTTCGTGTACAGTTTTGGTAATCAAGTACCTGAGTAAGATTATCTTTGGATAAGTTTGAAGGCATCCATTTACCCTTATTTCCAAGAGTATAAAGCTTTGATGCTTGTCCTTGATCCGATCCATTTGACAACTCTAATAACAAAGGTTTAGCATTCCTACTCCTCGATGTGTAATAAGCATTTACGGATTCATATTCTGTGGCTACAATGGACTCATTAAATTGTATGAAGGATGTCTTATGGTATGTACTTAAAACCCTCATTTTCATATTGCTTTCAGAGGGAGAGTGCTTAAGACATTTAAAGCCACTAGGAACTGTGCCATTTATCTGTGAAACTGTTATGGCAATAAGGGAGGTTTCATTCTGAAAACAGTTTTCAGAGCCCTTCGTAGGAGTTTTAAATTCATCTTTGGAAGGATGACCACAGTACTTCTGTCCATCTCTAGCATGTAGATTGACTATCACAACATCATTAAATTTTGTGTTGAGTTCACCTAGCACTCTATTGTAGTCTGATAAATCCGCTGGATGCAAAATATCAGCCCATTCCCACTCGCTGGTAGTCTCATTCTTTCGCTTATAATAGGTTACATTACCTGAATCCAGACCAACAATTAATGGGAAGAGATTAGCCTTATCATTTAGCCAGTATACTACACGTACCTCCCTATAATTGTTAAGACCACCTCTTGTATTTAATCCACTTTGTGCAACGCCATTGTGCTCAACCTTCTTAAGTTGATAATAGATAAACCACCACTCCCAATTGTCTGGAATTGtatggtaataaaacttATACTTTTCTAGTTTTTCCTTTCCCTCATGTTGAGAATCTATTTCCGGTTCCACTTCTTTCCTGAGAGTGATTGTACACCTGCAGGAACCTTTATAGTAGTATTTACTACCACTCTTATAGACTCCATCTTTACGACCAACAGTATCCTTGCTGATATCTACATGTACATCCCATGTGACCATTTATCCATCcctccatccttattcAGTGATATTTCCCAATGGTTCCTCCACTTTCCCCCCTCTATCCtaactcattcattcatccattcttccatagtagtagtactccattcatgtctcaactggtgtgagcagactggtcagtatggatgaatacCAAATGGGTAGTGTACAACGGTGAATGTTGACTGAAGATGAATCATGAGGTATATACACCCTCTGGACCCCCGAAAGTTAGAATCTAGAGAGCCAAAACCCATGCAGGAGATACACTCATGACGGTCCAATTTTGTCGTTCTACTACGGATGTCTCATTTGGTGCATTTTCACGTTTTATAAGAGTTCTCTTGTACATGCTTCCCCTATAACTTTAGACTTGTAGCAATACATAGTCGGTAGATCTCATTCATGATGCGCATTATGGTTGCCCATTCTCCCTCCAGCTAAGCCCTTGGTCATCCGCTCCTTCACACTGCCAAGTAATCCATCAGTATTAAGAGTCTCTAGAGAGCGCACTTCACCCATTTGGTACCCGTTAGCGGCGGCATATGGCGACATCGGGGAGCCTGAGCAAACCAAGGGAAGAAGGAGAAGGATCAACACACTGGACCTGCAACAAGTCAAATGAGCACTTTCCACATCCCCTACCATAAATCTACCCATAACACAAAGGAAGACGCTCGAAAAACGGTCAATACATTCCTGAAAGAGATGGAAGGATACACACCTCCACGAGTCCTTCCTCCTCCCACGCGCACTGCAGATGCATTATATGCCGAGAATTGCCAACTAGAAGGAATTACAGAGTTATACTCGCTGTTAAATACGCTGCTagatatggaatataaTCCAAACGGACCATTCTTCCCACCCCagatgaaggaagaagtcCTTACACATTCTCCTCAAATTCAAAGACTCTATTCACGCACATGAGGGCAAACATTGCACTCATTCTCATCTGTCTTTGTGTGCTTTCCGAGTGTAGCGATTCCGACGGGAAAGCGGAAGAGAATGGCAACAAACAGATGGAGAGCGATTCTACAAGTATTACCGAAACTCCGTCGTTTGTAAAGCCAGAAGAACCTCCAAAGTACTTTGGAATAGATATAGACGGGACGTTTTATACGGGCAACGAGGAGGCATGGGAGAAGAATGTTGAAGCTTTTGCAGAGGTCAGGAAGAAGGGCTATACGCCATTCTTTTGTACAAGTAAGAATCTTATGCAGATTAGATATGGAGTCTCAAGTATGGGATGAACAAAGTGGACTAGAGGTTGCAGTTGAAGGGAGCAAGCATAAAGACGAGATGATCTCCAGGGACATTGTAGAAGGTGTTTTACGGATTAGTAACTAGCTCATCCATACCGACCActctgctcacaccagttgagagaTGGTAGAGTAGGATGGAGAAATGATAGGAGGATAGCATGGAGTTAGAGGTACCATGAGAGAGACTAATGTAGTATACTAGTGAGTGAGGATGTAGCATGTCTGGTAATGGTGTTACTATTGACATTGGACACAACCCTAGTACACTTAGTCCAACTGGTGTAGCAAATGAATATACATACAATTACGGTAGTGCCTCAAACGACGAGGTAACTGTCACTGAGACTAAAAATCCTAAAGGCTTGGAAGGATATATAAAATGTGAACACAAGCCAAACAATGGTAACGCAATTAAAGCTATAACGTATAAAAATGATGGTACTAATGGATTATCCGGTGCTGTAACTCATAAAACTGTAACTGTCTACTTTTGGGACAAAGATGCTGAGTACACAAACCCTCTACTTGTTAAGCTtagtgatgatgaaaagtacTATGGTACTAGCGATAGCAGTACTTGGACTAGTGAGAAACATATAACATCTACTACTCTCAGACAGAAGTTAGATGAACAGAACTGTAAAAGAAATCAGGCCCATCAAGTTGACCTCTCACAACATCCTACCAATAAAAATAGTTATAGGTGTTTGGTACCAACGTGCGACGTGGAAATTTCTGTACAACCAAGGACACCCTCAGGACTCTCTAATTATTGGCATACTATAGATAGCATCTCTAAGTACTCcatctccaaattttttgtTGGAGATGTGGAGCAGACAGGAATACCGGCTTCAAGGGATATCACTGGTATTAGCGTATACTTTTATCCTCAGTCTTCTGGAACTCCTTTGCTTTTTTACATTTCTAGTCCAGTAAGTAAATGGTTTAGTAAATACATTGGGGAAAATgtttggaagaatgaagatagCCTAACCCAGATTCCGGCTACTGAGGAAAA
This region of Theileria equi strain WA chromosome 1, complete sequence genomic DNA includes:
- a CDS encoding hypothetical protein (encoded by transcript BEWA_026000A), whose product is MVTWDVHVDISKDTVGRKDGVYKSGSKYYYKGSCRCTITLRKEVEPEIDSQHEGKEKLEKYKFYYHTIPDNWEWWFIYYQLKKVEHNGVAQSGLNTRGGLNNYREVRVVYWLNDKANLFPLIVGLDSGNVTYYKRKNETTSEWEWADILHPADLSDYNRVLGELNTKFNDVVIVNLHARDGQKYCGHPSKDEFKTPTKGSENCFQNETSLIAITVSQINGTVPSGFKCLKHSPSESNMKMRVLSTYHKTSFIQFNESIVATEYESVNAYYTSRSRNAKPLLLELSNGSDQGQASKLYTLGNKGKWMPSNLSKDNLTQVLDYQNCTRNNTVVANLSNKGGRYCCDGSNTHTFTKPSNKITGIYVYFCNNDPSKPLLLYVNKGPRYGGAWFKRTVGSDTWIDSGLDSLQGQTPSSPSITQNIGGILYNICKNLNINCKHKASASPVLGAPPGGLGSGGSSGSGGSSGGSGSSGGAREGQGAGFQGTPVEPGEKGDRGSAGPKGEAGELEERDEQEGEEDEVEKEVDDGTEQADSPGIGQQIVEFFKSPEKIGTLGGFVALGTIVGLVKKFGGTILSFIIARL